In Apis cerana isolate GH-2021 linkage group LG5, AcerK_1.0, whole genome shotgun sequence, a single genomic region encodes these proteins:
- the LOC108001379 gene encoding cyclin-dependent kinase-like 4 isoform X1 yields MDKWLQDRKLWLFGSTLPLLPRRSRAPSKAMERYERLARLGEGSYGVVFQCRDRQTGKLVAVKKFQQTEDDPLIRKIALREIRLLKNLKHPNLVNLLEVFRRKRKLHLVFEYCEYTLLNEMERYPSGCPEITTKQLTWQILQGIAYCHRLGCVHRDVKPENILITGDGVVKLCDFGFARMLSPGENYTEYVATRWYRAPELLVGDTQYGTPVDVWAIGCVFAELIRGEALWPGKSDVDQLYLIRRTIGDLLPRHLAIFQQNEFFAGIILPTPQTLIPLEIVLPKRGNTILQLDFLKKCLDKDPDERWSCEQLLQHLYFENFHFKMPEAEMEEFEKLKKNRDRSQNSNSNEMVLPQLPKAGASVHSQNENRPKSSSMNYQQNFDHLPTIKRF; encoded by the exons ATGGACAAATGGCTCCAAGATAGGAAGCTTTGGCTTTTCGGTAGCACGCTACCTTTGCTACCAAGGAG gTCACGCGCGCCGAGCAAGGCGATGGAACGATACGAACGATTAGCGCGTCTTGGAGAGGGTAGCTATGGTGTAGTCTTCCAGTGTAGAGATCGGCAAACTGGAAAATTGGTAGCTGTAAAAAAGTTCCAACAAACAGAAGATGATCCTCTTATACGCAAAATTGCGCTACGTGAAATAAGACTCCTTAAG aaTCTTAAACATCCAAATCTGGTCAATCTTCTGGAGGTCTTTAGGCGGAAACGGAAATTACACCTAGTCTTTGAATATTGcgaatatacattattaaatgagATGGAGAGATATCCGAGTGGGTGTCCGGAAATCACTACAAAACAGCTCACATGGCAAATACTGCAGGGCATCGCATATTGTCATCGATTGGGTTGCGTTCATAGAGATGTAAAGCCggaaaacattttaatcaCAGGCGATGGCGTGGTAAAATTGTGCGACTTCGGTTTCGCTCGAATGCTCAGTCCTGGTGAAAATTACACAGAATATGTCGCAACTAGATGGTACAGAGCACCTGAACtattg gtTGGAGATACTCAATACGGTACACCAGTCGATGTATGGGCAATCGGTTGTGTTTTCGCAGAATTAATACGTGGAGAAGCACTATGGCCAGGAAAATCAGATGTGGATCAATTATACTTAATTCGAAGAACTATCGGTGATTTATTACCAAGACATTTAGCCATTTTTCAGCAAAACGAATTTTTCGCTGGTATCATTTTACCAACTCCTCAAACTCTTATCCCTCTCGAAATTGTTCTACCAAAGAGAGgcaatacaattttacaa CTTGACTTTCTCAAAAAGTGCTTGGATAAAGATCCTGATGAAAGATGGTCCTGTGAACAACTTTTACAACATctttattttgagaattttcactttaaaatGCCTGAAGCAGAAATGGAGGAATttgaaaaacttaaaaaaaatcgggATCGATCACAA AATAGTAATAGCAATGAAATGGTATTACCACAACTTCCTAAGGCTGGTGCTTCGGTACACAGTCAAAATGAAAATCGGCCGAAAAGCTCCTCCATGAATTATCAACAGAATTTTGATCACCTGCCTACTATTAAAAGGTTCTAA
- the LOC108001379 gene encoding cyclin-dependent kinase-like 4 isoform X4: protein MNAILGFLSRAPSKAMERYERLARLGEGSYGVVFQCRDRQTGKLVAVKKFQQTEDDPLIRKIALREIRLLKNLKHPNLVNLLEVFRRKRKLHLVFEYCEYTLLNEMERYPSGCPEITTKQLTWQILQGIAYCHRLGCVHRDVKPENILITGDGVVKLCDFGFARMLSPGENYTEYVATRWYRAPELLVGDTQYGTPVDVWAIGCVFAELIRGEALWPGKSDVDQLYLIRRTIGDLLPRHLAIFQQNEFFAGIILPTPQTLIPLEIVLPKRGNTILQLDFLKKCLDKDPDERWSCEQLLQHLYFENFHFKMPEAEMEEFEKLKKNRDRSQNSNSNEMVLPQLPKAGASVHSQNENRPKSSSMNYQQNFDHLPTIKRF from the exons ATGAATGCTATTCTCGGATTCtt gTCACGCGCGCCGAGCAAGGCGATGGAACGATACGAACGATTAGCGCGTCTTGGAGAGGGTAGCTATGGTGTAGTCTTCCAGTGTAGAGATCGGCAAACTGGAAAATTGGTAGCTGTAAAAAAGTTCCAACAAACAGAAGATGATCCTCTTATACGCAAAATTGCGCTACGTGAAATAAGACTCCTTAAG aaTCTTAAACATCCAAATCTGGTCAATCTTCTGGAGGTCTTTAGGCGGAAACGGAAATTACACCTAGTCTTTGAATATTGcgaatatacattattaaatgagATGGAGAGATATCCGAGTGGGTGTCCGGAAATCACTACAAAACAGCTCACATGGCAAATACTGCAGGGCATCGCATATTGTCATCGATTGGGTTGCGTTCATAGAGATGTAAAGCCggaaaacattttaatcaCAGGCGATGGCGTGGTAAAATTGTGCGACTTCGGTTTCGCTCGAATGCTCAGTCCTGGTGAAAATTACACAGAATATGTCGCAACTAGATGGTACAGAGCACCTGAACtattg gtTGGAGATACTCAATACGGTACACCAGTCGATGTATGGGCAATCGGTTGTGTTTTCGCAGAATTAATACGTGGAGAAGCACTATGGCCAGGAAAATCAGATGTGGATCAATTATACTTAATTCGAAGAACTATCGGTGATTTATTACCAAGACATTTAGCCATTTTTCAGCAAAACGAATTTTTCGCTGGTATCATTTTACCAACTCCTCAAACTCTTATCCCTCTCGAAATTGTTCTACCAAAGAGAGgcaatacaattttacaa CTTGACTTTCTCAAAAAGTGCTTGGATAAAGATCCTGATGAAAGATGGTCCTGTGAACAACTTTTACAACATctttattttgagaattttcactttaaaatGCCTGAAGCAGAAATGGAGGAATttgaaaaacttaaaaaaaatcgggATCGATCACAA AATAGTAATAGCAATGAAATGGTATTACCACAACTTCCTAAGGCTGGTGCTTCGGTACACAGTCAAAATGAAAATCGGCCGAAAAGCTCCTCCATGAATTATCAACAGAATTTTGATCACCTGCCTACTATTAAAAGGTTCTAA
- the LOC108001379 gene encoding cyclin-dependent kinase-like 4 isoform X5 produces MSRAPSKAMERYERLARLGEGSYGVVFQCRDRQTGKLVAVKKFQQTEDDPLIRKIALREIRLLKNLKHPNLVNLLEVFRRKRKLHLVFEYCEYTLLNEMERYPSGCPEITTKQLTWQILQGIAYCHRLGCVHRDVKPENILITGDGVVKLCDFGFARMLSPGENYTEYVATRWYRAPELLVGDTQYGTPVDVWAIGCVFAELIRGEALWPGKSDVDQLYLIRRTIGDLLPRHLAIFQQNEFFAGIILPTPQTLIPLEIVLPKRGNTILQLDFLKKCLDKDPDERWSCEQLLQHLYFENFHFKMPEAEMEEFEKLKKNRDRSQNSNSNEMVLPQLPKAGASVHSQNENRPKSSSMNYQQNFDHLPTIKRF; encoded by the exons at gTCACGCGCGCCGAGCAAGGCGATGGAACGATACGAACGATTAGCGCGTCTTGGAGAGGGTAGCTATGGTGTAGTCTTCCAGTGTAGAGATCGGCAAACTGGAAAATTGGTAGCTGTAAAAAAGTTCCAACAAACAGAAGATGATCCTCTTATACGCAAAATTGCGCTACGTGAAATAAGACTCCTTAAG aaTCTTAAACATCCAAATCTGGTCAATCTTCTGGAGGTCTTTAGGCGGAAACGGAAATTACACCTAGTCTTTGAATATTGcgaatatacattattaaatgagATGGAGAGATATCCGAGTGGGTGTCCGGAAATCACTACAAAACAGCTCACATGGCAAATACTGCAGGGCATCGCATATTGTCATCGATTGGGTTGCGTTCATAGAGATGTAAAGCCggaaaacattttaatcaCAGGCGATGGCGTGGTAAAATTGTGCGACTTCGGTTTCGCTCGAATGCTCAGTCCTGGTGAAAATTACACAGAATATGTCGCAACTAGATGGTACAGAGCACCTGAACtattg gtTGGAGATACTCAATACGGTACACCAGTCGATGTATGGGCAATCGGTTGTGTTTTCGCAGAATTAATACGTGGAGAAGCACTATGGCCAGGAAAATCAGATGTGGATCAATTATACTTAATTCGAAGAACTATCGGTGATTTATTACCAAGACATTTAGCCATTTTTCAGCAAAACGAATTTTTCGCTGGTATCATTTTACCAACTCCTCAAACTCTTATCCCTCTCGAAATTGTTCTACCAAAGAGAGgcaatacaattttacaa CTTGACTTTCTCAAAAAGTGCTTGGATAAAGATCCTGATGAAAGATGGTCCTGTGAACAACTTTTACAACATctttattttgagaattttcactttaaaatGCCTGAAGCAGAAATGGAGGAATttgaaaaacttaaaaaaaatcgggATCGATCACAA AATAGTAATAGCAATGAAATGGTATTACCACAACTTCCTAAGGCTGGTGCTTCGGTACACAGTCAAAATGAAAATCGGCCGAAAAGCTCCTCCATGAATTATCAACAGAATTTTGATCACCTGCCTACTATTAAAAGGTTCTAA
- the LOC108001302 gene encoding DNA polymerase epsilon subunit 2 has protein sequence MSDEKLIKTIQSTFSLYGLVLSRKLSLALAKELLSIEENEQENWLTQIIEHVLTQNLTDPNVTIETLKLAIQEYIRPNTLKDTETVLNVIDVFDVPKIKYDLSKKKFILENISPDLYPEAQYKSTIFKDRFELLWYRTLRHELFIPPKLGEKKENWIELTSIEYLLSESKKGNVYVMGLLTELTEGQYYLEDTGGFIKLDLKEANFQDGLIMEASIVIVNGNFQEGVLHVENIGLPPAESSNNARVDFGNSNTFGGSHNLSLKFSEKLKIFEESNKDGMIVFVSEIWLDDVTVLRKFKTMIEGYSECPPIAFVLCGHFLSFSTNISSKHKLKKGLKNLADIIIQYPDIKQTSKFIFVPASDDIGSPKILPRSPLPRDLTEDFRKNIPGAIFTTNPCRIQYCTKEIVVLREDILTKMCRNALHFPSQGNICDHYAKSIICQSHLSPLSLSVIPIYWKYNHSLQIYPTPDLIVAADRFAEYETNYSNCHVINPGLFPKNDYSFKVYVPALNLIEHCAIPKDKDDV, from the exons atgtctgatgaaaaattaataaaaacaatacaaAGTACCTTCTCATTATATGGACTTGTACTTTCAag aaAACTCAGTCTTGCACTTGCTAAAGAACTTTTAAgtatagaagaaaatgaacAGGAAAATTGGCTTACACAAATAATAGAACATGTTTTGACTCAAAATTTAACTGATCCAAATGTAACTATTGAAACTCTAAAGCTAGCAATACAAGAATATATAAGACCAAATACATTAAAGGATACAGAAAcagttttaaatgttatagaTGTATTTGATGTACCTAAAATCAAATATGActtgtctaaaaaaaaatttattttggaaaatatttcaccAGATTTATATCCTGAAGCACAATAtaaatctacaatttttaaagaCAGATTTGAATTACTTTGGTATAGAACTTTAAgacatgaattatttataccaCCAAAACttggtgaaaaaaaagaaaattggattGAATTAACATCAATTGAATATCTATTGAGTGAaagtaaaaaaggaaatgtttATGTCATGGGTCTTTTAACTGAATTAACAGAGggacaatattatttagaagatACAGGAGGTTTTATAAAACTTGATCTAAAAGAAGCA aattttcaagATGGTTTAATTATGGAGGCTTCTATTGTAATAGTTAatggaaatttccaagaaggTGTTTTACATGTAGAAAATATAGGTTTGCCACCAGCAGAATCATCTAACAATGCACGTGTAGATTTTGGTAATTCTAATACATTTGGTGGTTCTcataatttatctttgaagttttcagaaaaattaaaaatttttgaagaaagtaATAAAGATGGAATGATTGTTTTTGTATCTGAAATATGGTTAGATGATGTAACTGTTTTACGCAAATTTAAAACTATGATAGAAGGATATTCTGAATGTCCTCCTATAGCTTTTGTATTGTGTGGacattttttaagtttttctacaaatatatcaagcaaacataaattgaaaaaaggacTTAAAAATCTTgctgatataataatacaatacccagatataaaacaaacttccaaatttatttttgtacctGCATCAGATGATATTGGATCACCAAAAATTTTACCAAGATCACCACTTCCAAGAGATCTTACAgaagattttagaaaaaatatacctGGTGCAATCTTTACTACTAATCCATGTAGAATTCAGTATTGCACAAAAGAAATTGTGGTATTAAGAGaagatatattaacaaaaatgtgTAGAAATGCACTCCATTTTCCAAGTCAAGGCAATATCTGTGatcat TATGCTAAATCAATCATCTGTCAATCTCATTTGTCTCCTTTAAGTTTATCAGTAATACCAATATATTGGAAATACAATCAttctttacaaatatatcCTACTCCAGATCTTATTGTGGCTGCAGATAGATTTGCAGAATATGAaactaattattctaattgtcATGTAATTAATCCTGGATTGTTtccaaaaaatgattattcgtTTAAAGTATATGTTCcagcattaaatttaattgagcATTGTGCTATTCCCAAAGATAAGGATGAtgtctaa
- the LOC108001379 gene encoding cyclin-dependent kinase-like 4 isoform X3, whose protein sequence is MVNDLRFANYRQHVPLWSRAPSKAMERYERLARLGEGSYGVVFQCRDRQTGKLVAVKKFQQTEDDPLIRKIALREIRLLKNLKHPNLVNLLEVFRRKRKLHLVFEYCEYTLLNEMERYPSGCPEITTKQLTWQILQGIAYCHRLGCVHRDVKPENILITGDGVVKLCDFGFARMLSPGENYTEYVATRWYRAPELLVGDTQYGTPVDVWAIGCVFAELIRGEALWPGKSDVDQLYLIRRTIGDLLPRHLAIFQQNEFFAGIILPTPQTLIPLEIVLPKRGNTILQLDFLKKCLDKDPDERWSCEQLLQHLYFENFHFKMPEAEMEEFEKLKKNRDRSQNSNSNEMVLPQLPKAGASVHSQNENRPKSSSMNYQQNFDHLPTIKRF, encoded by the exons ATGGTCAACGATTTAAGATTCGCAAATTATCGGCAGCATGTGCCACTTTG gTCACGCGCGCCGAGCAAGGCGATGGAACGATACGAACGATTAGCGCGTCTTGGAGAGGGTAGCTATGGTGTAGTCTTCCAGTGTAGAGATCGGCAAACTGGAAAATTGGTAGCTGTAAAAAAGTTCCAACAAACAGAAGATGATCCTCTTATACGCAAAATTGCGCTACGTGAAATAAGACTCCTTAAG aaTCTTAAACATCCAAATCTGGTCAATCTTCTGGAGGTCTTTAGGCGGAAACGGAAATTACACCTAGTCTTTGAATATTGcgaatatacattattaaatgagATGGAGAGATATCCGAGTGGGTGTCCGGAAATCACTACAAAACAGCTCACATGGCAAATACTGCAGGGCATCGCATATTGTCATCGATTGGGTTGCGTTCATAGAGATGTAAAGCCggaaaacattttaatcaCAGGCGATGGCGTGGTAAAATTGTGCGACTTCGGTTTCGCTCGAATGCTCAGTCCTGGTGAAAATTACACAGAATATGTCGCAACTAGATGGTACAGAGCACCTGAACtattg gtTGGAGATACTCAATACGGTACACCAGTCGATGTATGGGCAATCGGTTGTGTTTTCGCAGAATTAATACGTGGAGAAGCACTATGGCCAGGAAAATCAGATGTGGATCAATTATACTTAATTCGAAGAACTATCGGTGATTTATTACCAAGACATTTAGCCATTTTTCAGCAAAACGAATTTTTCGCTGGTATCATTTTACCAACTCCTCAAACTCTTATCCCTCTCGAAATTGTTCTACCAAAGAGAGgcaatacaattttacaa CTTGACTTTCTCAAAAAGTGCTTGGATAAAGATCCTGATGAAAGATGGTCCTGTGAACAACTTTTACAACATctttattttgagaattttcactttaaaatGCCTGAAGCAGAAATGGAGGAATttgaaaaacttaaaaaaaatcgggATCGATCACAA AATAGTAATAGCAATGAAATGGTATTACCACAACTTCCTAAGGCTGGTGCTTCGGTACACAGTCAAAATGAAAATCGGCCGAAAAGCTCCTCCATGAATTATCAACAGAATTTTGATCACCTGCCTACTATTAAAAGGTTCTAA
- the LOC108001379 gene encoding cyclin-dependent kinase-like 4 isoform X6, whose protein sequence is MERYERLARLGEGSYGVVFQCRDRQTGKLVAVKKFQQTEDDPLIRKIALREIRLLKNLKHPNLVNLLEVFRRKRKLHLVFEYCEYTLLNEMERYPSGCPEITTKQLTWQILQGIAYCHRLGCVHRDVKPENILITGDGVVKLCDFGFARMLSPGENYTEYVATRWYRAPELLVGDTQYGTPVDVWAIGCVFAELIRGEALWPGKSDVDQLYLIRRTIGDLLPRHLAIFQQNEFFAGIILPTPQTLIPLEIVLPKRGNTILQLDFLKKCLDKDPDERWSCEQLLQHLYFENFHFKMPEAEMEEFEKLKKNRDRSQNSNSNEMVLPQLPKAGASVHSQNENRPKSSSMNYQQNFDHLPTIKRF, encoded by the exons ATGGAACGATACGAACGATTAGCGCGTCTTGGAGAGGGTAGCTATGGTGTAGTCTTCCAGTGTAGAGATCGGCAAACTGGAAAATTGGTAGCTGTAAAAAAGTTCCAACAAACAGAAGATGATCCTCTTATACGCAAAATTGCGCTACGTGAAATAAGACTCCTTAAG aaTCTTAAACATCCAAATCTGGTCAATCTTCTGGAGGTCTTTAGGCGGAAACGGAAATTACACCTAGTCTTTGAATATTGcgaatatacattattaaatgagATGGAGAGATATCCGAGTGGGTGTCCGGAAATCACTACAAAACAGCTCACATGGCAAATACTGCAGGGCATCGCATATTGTCATCGATTGGGTTGCGTTCATAGAGATGTAAAGCCggaaaacattttaatcaCAGGCGATGGCGTGGTAAAATTGTGCGACTTCGGTTTCGCTCGAATGCTCAGTCCTGGTGAAAATTACACAGAATATGTCGCAACTAGATGGTACAGAGCACCTGAACtattg gtTGGAGATACTCAATACGGTACACCAGTCGATGTATGGGCAATCGGTTGTGTTTTCGCAGAATTAATACGTGGAGAAGCACTATGGCCAGGAAAATCAGATGTGGATCAATTATACTTAATTCGAAGAACTATCGGTGATTTATTACCAAGACATTTAGCCATTTTTCAGCAAAACGAATTTTTCGCTGGTATCATTTTACCAACTCCTCAAACTCTTATCCCTCTCGAAATTGTTCTACCAAAGAGAGgcaatacaattttacaa CTTGACTTTCTCAAAAAGTGCTTGGATAAAGATCCTGATGAAAGATGGTCCTGTGAACAACTTTTACAACATctttattttgagaattttcactttaaaatGCCTGAAGCAGAAATGGAGGAATttgaaaaacttaaaaaaaatcgggATCGATCACAA AATAGTAATAGCAATGAAATGGTATTACCACAACTTCCTAAGGCTGGTGCTTCGGTACACAGTCAAAATGAAAATCGGCCGAAAAGCTCCTCCATGAATTATCAACAGAATTTTGATCACCTGCCTACTATTAAAAGGTTCTAA
- the LOC108001379 gene encoding cyclin-dependent kinase-like 4 isoform X2: protein MLFTQQFTSLPCLAKYKKSRAPSKAMERYERLARLGEGSYGVVFQCRDRQTGKLVAVKKFQQTEDDPLIRKIALREIRLLKNLKHPNLVNLLEVFRRKRKLHLVFEYCEYTLLNEMERYPSGCPEITTKQLTWQILQGIAYCHRLGCVHRDVKPENILITGDGVVKLCDFGFARMLSPGENYTEYVATRWYRAPELLVGDTQYGTPVDVWAIGCVFAELIRGEALWPGKSDVDQLYLIRRTIGDLLPRHLAIFQQNEFFAGIILPTPQTLIPLEIVLPKRGNTILQLDFLKKCLDKDPDERWSCEQLLQHLYFENFHFKMPEAEMEEFEKLKKNRDRSQNSNSNEMVLPQLPKAGASVHSQNENRPKSSSMNYQQNFDHLPTIKRF, encoded by the exons ATGCTCTTTACGCAGCAGTTCACCTCTTTACCATGCCTTGCCAAATATAAAAA gTCACGCGCGCCGAGCAAGGCGATGGAACGATACGAACGATTAGCGCGTCTTGGAGAGGGTAGCTATGGTGTAGTCTTCCAGTGTAGAGATCGGCAAACTGGAAAATTGGTAGCTGTAAAAAAGTTCCAACAAACAGAAGATGATCCTCTTATACGCAAAATTGCGCTACGTGAAATAAGACTCCTTAAG aaTCTTAAACATCCAAATCTGGTCAATCTTCTGGAGGTCTTTAGGCGGAAACGGAAATTACACCTAGTCTTTGAATATTGcgaatatacattattaaatgagATGGAGAGATATCCGAGTGGGTGTCCGGAAATCACTACAAAACAGCTCACATGGCAAATACTGCAGGGCATCGCATATTGTCATCGATTGGGTTGCGTTCATAGAGATGTAAAGCCggaaaacattttaatcaCAGGCGATGGCGTGGTAAAATTGTGCGACTTCGGTTTCGCTCGAATGCTCAGTCCTGGTGAAAATTACACAGAATATGTCGCAACTAGATGGTACAGAGCACCTGAACtattg gtTGGAGATACTCAATACGGTACACCAGTCGATGTATGGGCAATCGGTTGTGTTTTCGCAGAATTAATACGTGGAGAAGCACTATGGCCAGGAAAATCAGATGTGGATCAATTATACTTAATTCGAAGAACTATCGGTGATTTATTACCAAGACATTTAGCCATTTTTCAGCAAAACGAATTTTTCGCTGGTATCATTTTACCAACTCCTCAAACTCTTATCCCTCTCGAAATTGTTCTACCAAAGAGAGgcaatacaattttacaa CTTGACTTTCTCAAAAAGTGCTTGGATAAAGATCCTGATGAAAGATGGTCCTGTGAACAACTTTTACAACATctttattttgagaattttcactttaaaatGCCTGAAGCAGAAATGGAGGAATttgaaaaacttaaaaaaaatcgggATCGATCACAA AATAGTAATAGCAATGAAATGGTATTACCACAACTTCCTAAGGCTGGTGCTTCGGTACACAGTCAAAATGAAAATCGGCCGAAAAGCTCCTCCATGAATTATCAACAGAATTTTGATCACCTGCCTACTATTAAAAGGTTCTAA